NNNNNNNNNNNNNNNNNNNNNNNNNNNNNNNNNNNNNNNNNNNNNNNNNNNNNNNNNNNNNNNNNNNNNNNNNNNNNNNNNNNNNNNNNNNNNNNNNNNNNNNNNNNNNNNNNNNNNNNNNNNNNNNNNNNNNNNNNNNNNNNNNNNNNNNNNNNNNNNNNNNNNNNNNNNNNNNNNNNNNNNNNNNNNNNNNNNNNNNNNNNNNNNNNNNNNNNNNNNNNNNNNNNNNNNNNNNNNNNNNNNNNNNNNNNNNNNNNNNNNNNNNNNNNNNNNNNNNNNNNNNNNNNNNNNNNNNNNNNNNNNNNNNNNNNNNNNNNNNNNNNNNNNNNNNNNNNNNNNNNNNNNNNNNNNNNNNNNNNNNNNNNNNNNNNNNNNNNNNNNNNNNNNNNNNNNNNNNNNNNNNNNNNNNNNNNNNNNNNNNNNNNNNNNNNNNNNNNNNNNNNNNNNNNNNNNNNNNNNNNNNNNNNNNNNNNNNNNNNNNNNNNNNNNNNNNNNNNNNNNNNNNNNNNNNNNNNNNNNNNNNNNNNNNNNNNNNNNNNNNNNNNNNNNNNNNNNNNNNNNNNNNNNNNNNNNNNNNNNNNNNNNNNNNNNNNNNNNNNNNNNNNNNNNNNNNNNNNNNNNNNNNNNNNNNNNNNNNNNNNNNNNNNNNNNNNNNNNNNNNNNNNNNNNNNNNNNNNNNNNNNNNNNNNNNNNNNNNNNNNNNNNNNNNNNNNNNNNNNNNNNNNNNNNNNNNNNNNNNNNNNNNNNNNNNNNNNNNNNNNNNNNNNNNNNNNNNNNNNNTACTGCATACTGAGTAGTAAAAAACTACTACTAACTactttatgtgcaataaagaatttacgTATGACGACTTAGTTTACATCTTTGATCTTtatcataacataataatattaaaaatgtttttggacTGTAATACACATATTGCAACTAGATTGAAATGACACCGTTTTTATTGGGTTATTCCTGGTGTCAATCCCATGTGTTCCCATGGAATATACTAGAATACAAGGAAAATACATCAGGTAACTTTCAAGGTTATAAAGTGGTTACATTGAAGGCACTTTATTTACGCCATTTAAATGCAATATAACTATAATAATTGTAGTATCACTATTCCTTACCCAGGTCGAAGGCTTTCACGGTGGCGAGAGCCTCCCATTTATCCTTATTTTTACTTTCCATTTTGCGTTAATTCTGTGGCCCAGTTGACTCCAAAGTGTTCGTTGTTCAAAGTAGTTGAAAACCATCTTATTGCAAAAACTACAAGTTTTTTGCTTACAGGACATTGTGTGAGGTTTTTTTGTCCAGAACGGATTTCAATATCAAAGTAAATTCGAGTTCACGTAAATAAATCaactacataattttttttttttttttcgtcaatgACAGTCAGTCACACTAAAAACAATGCAATTTAAACTTTTAATCGGGCTGTGCTGTCTATGGTGTAgctaagacaaaaaataaacaatttataaaaagtagaaaatacagtacaattaaaaatgatattagctttaaataaaagaaaacaattaacaatatattGAGCAGACTTCAACAACTGTTGACCTTGGTAGTAAACGAGACGTTCGGGATTTGATTTGTCACAACATTGAACGAAGATTGAACGTCAGTCAAAACGtcattttgacataaaaacaaaaatatcagcGAGACTCGTGTACACGattaaattttttgaattttcttgATAAAAATCTCATAGAAATGAATTTTACTACCTAAAAGTCATAAAGAATTCAGCGAGAAAAGACTACTGGAATAAATTTTTCAAGAAACGGCGGCAACAAAGCTTTTGAATGGTAGGTTATTTATAATATGCGAATGTTTTCGTACGTTTCATGCTTATTTTActctacatttaaaattaaatctgtTTCCGTTGTAATTTTAGGTATGGAATATCTAGAGCTGTGTTCGCACCTGcataaatatatcaaacagACTGATAACATACTAATAACAGGTTGCGGTAATTCTGGCCTCAGCGCTGACCTATACGATGTCGGCTTTTCAAACATAACTAATATAGACGTTTCAGAAGTGGCCATTAACAAATGAAAACGTAAACGCACAAAagaacaaaaatgaaatttatttgcaTGGATGCACTGAACACAAGTTTTCAAAATGACGAGTTTAATGTGGTCTTAGATAAAGGCACTCTAGACGCGCTCATGCCCGATGATACAAAAGAAACAAACGACACCATGGACAAATATTTTAGTGATCATAAAAGAGTTTTGAAACTTGGAGGTTCGTTTTGTCTGCATATCCTTGCTGCAGGTTCATATATTAAATAAGCTACTGGCCACTTTGTGATAAGTCCTGGATGCAGCAGTGGTGCGATGCCATGAAGCTGAAGAGAGAATGCAGAAAATGGAGATGGACCACTTTGCCTGTCTTTATTGTGATTGCTACTAAGTTCAAGGAAATGCCAGTTTTATGTAAGTTTGAAAATAAGATTCCTGAGAACTAAGCACTTCCATTTTGTAAAAAACTATGTCATGGCATTCTggtatactagctgttgccgatGACTCctgtgaagaattcgttttTATCACTATCCAatgggaactttgcaattttccaggataaaactattctatgtcctatGCTCTATAGTACTTTTCAGgtaggatgggtacggtgacacatatcattaagcaattaaagggttgtgaaAGTCTAAATTCAAATCGATTTATTGTTATTCTTGATTAAATANNNNNNNNNNNNNNNNNNNNNNNNNNNNNNNNNNNNNNNNNNNNNNNNNNNNNNNNNNNNNNNNNNNNNNNNNNNNNNNNNNNNNNNNNNNNNNNNNNNNAAAATATTTTCAATGGacttgtagtcggttccattttttgttattttttgttatttttttggagtcggttttactttttgttaataatttatcatTTATGTTTGCTGCCTTGCCTGCAGTTTTTCGGCATGCAACGCTGTTTTCCAGCTCTTAAATGTTGTATATTTCTAGCACACAAGCAAGTAAAAATTCAATCGGATCCAGTTATGTTTGGTGATTTCAATCAGTATTCTGTAAGTatgatttttaatcaaaaaatatagaattacagcacataataataataatatgataaatatcACAAACCACCCTGCTTATTGTTTAGATGAAAAACGATTTAGAGATAATGCTGAGAGATATTGACGAAGCAAATGTTACCGTCGAAGTAATCACTAGAACTGTTGAATACAATGACAtagttatttgtaaaataactcAATCTAAGCTACAATCAAGATACTTCAGAGCAAATGAAGACAAATACATGGATGAAGAGCCAgagaagaaaataatatttattgtacacgGCCTCAGTGCTATGGGATTCACAAGAGTGCCATGCTTAAATGAGAAGAAATCGTTCATGAAGTTACTTAAATATTACACAGCACATTTGgacaaatttgatatatttttgattCCAATGGCTAATCCAGACGGGATTGGAGACGAGACCGTAAGTAAATCAATAATCAGAGTAAATTCAAGTAGTAGcttattacaattattaacaCTGTTCGCTCTTCAACAAGTGATGCCGTTGTTGTCTCTAGTTTTTCAAAATGGTTGTctattgtgaccttttaagctCTACAGCTggacataaatatttttaaagctcgAAAACTGGAATAAGAATAAATCGCCACAGTCTGCGTGTTTGGGTGTGGCTTTGGACCGAAACTTCGACGTGTCGTGGAATGCGAGCAATAGCAACTCTTGCAACCAGCAGTACCCAGGACCCTCGCCGTTCTCCGAACTTGAAAGTCGAGCCATCGGGGATGTGCTGCACTATTACAGTCACAAGATCATCGCGTACATCCATGTCCATGGTGGGACATACGACCCTAATATATTCAAGGTAGGTATTAGGAGCCTACTAATACAGATGTATTATCAAAATTCGGATACTAAGTACCGAAAAATCTATTgacttattttgtaatgttaattgcaaataaatagcATGGACTgttaaaattcggattatcgggttaggttaggttagttgggTAGTAGGCATGACGTGTGTCTAATGTTTTTTACTAAGTAGTTTAAACAATCTTGTATTTGTTTCTTCTTTATTAAGTACCTTCTTAACTATACAAAGTGACATCAAATTCTTTCGAAATACTCCTGGTTATTATCGGGTAAGTTTGACTGAACCTGTGAAGGTTTTTCATCGGAATTTTTCATCTCAAGTGTAGTCACGTCTTTGACAAGACAAAATTTGCTGACGTAAGTTGTTCAGTCAACTTAacccaaccatctgctgaaTTATTCCAGAAGAATtcgaagagtttttttttttaaatgtacataCAGATGTGTAtcgcactaatattataaatgcgaaagtttggaagtctgtttgtatgttacttcatcatgtctaaacagcaaaaccgatttagatgaaattcggtatacagatagtttctgTCTCGGGGAagcacataggatagtttttatcccgggaaattgcatagttcacgCTGGATAGCGAttaccgaattctacgcgagcGGAGTCGCGGGTATCGGCTAGTATTTAGatataaatattgtttgtttagcAGTAAAGAAAGATAGAAAAAGTTAATAGAATAAAATTGCGCTAATTatcgttaaaaaaattctaacaGTTTCATTTGCAAATTATTCACAGAAACagaatttaatttcacataaaAGATAAGTATCAAGTGATATCGGTGAGAACGTTTAATGAAAAAGATGGTAATTTTCAGGGTGATGCTGTTCTGTATCCGAAAGGCTTTACTGAAGTTGCTACGGAAGATGACAAGTATATCGATATCAAGGGTGAGATCGACGAGGCGATACGGAACGCGGGCTTCAAAGTGATGTCTGTTAGCATGGAAACGTTGTACAACTGGTACGGCAAAGTGCATGGGTCTAGTGTCGACTTTGCTTCGACGGTAAGGATATTTGAATTctattttagacgaccagatggcctagtggttagagaacctgactacgaagcttgaggtcccgggttcaattcccgcgtcggggcagatatttgtatgaaaaatacgaaggtttgttctcgggtcttgggtgtttaatatgtatttaagtatgtatctatcaatataatcatatttatccgttgcttagtacccataacacaagctttgctaagcttactttgggactaggtcaattggtgtgaattgtcccgtgatatttatttatttattttatttatttatttattcccccCAAGCCACCCCGACTCTTGACTATTTTATCTTAAAATCtcttttcaatattatttaatatatacaaACATATTCCAGATATATGGGGTACCATATGCTATGGAGTTCGTGATGCAGCCATATGAAGACAATAAACGAGCAGAGCATTCCGACGAAAAGATCTCTGACAACGTGCTGACGGAAATCTGGAAAAGGGTCATCGATGTAGTCtttacaaatatttacaaaaacactCATACGAACGATgtttaattagttattttttataaaaattaaagtgaATAGTAAAGTAACCTTCTGTTGTAATaggtttttt
This region of Choristoneura fumiferana chromosome 11, NRCan_CFum_1, whole genome shotgun sequence genomic DNA includes:
- the LOC141432376 gene encoding carboxypeptidase B-like; this encodes MFGDFNQYSMKNDLEIMLRDIDEANVTVEVITRTVEYNDIVICKITQSKLQSRYFRANEDKYMDEEPEKKIIFIVHGLSAMGFTRVPCLNEKKSFMKLLKYYTAHLDKFDIFLIPMANPDGIGDETLENWNKNKSPQSACLGVALDRNFDVSWNASNSNSCNQQYPGPSPFSELESRAIGDVLHYYSHKIIAYIHVHGGTYDPNIFKGDAVLYPKGFTEVATEDDKYIDIKGEIDEAIRNAGFKVMSVSMETLYNWYGKVHGSSVDFASTIYGVPYAMEFVMQPYEDNKRAEHSDEKISDNVLTEIWKRVIDVVFTNIYKNTHTNDV